From Bacteroidota bacterium, the proteins below share one genomic window:
- a CDS encoding S9 family peptidase → MKLLAIIGMSCMSIAAFAQDISLTNPVTASTRDVMTPDLLWKLGRVSAMGISKDKKYLVYKVSTPSVQNNNFTSKYFIIPVEGGNASEISDPLSYLNNKNISPDGKYQLYTMDVMLQPVLGKDLYTNYPNSDVKVYNSLDYRHWSSWFDGKYSHVFFKESGKPDTEGTDLLEGQRYYCPQQPFGGDNDYIWSPDSKKIIYVSKKSEGTAYAISTNTDIYQYDIATKNTLNLTDGMKGYDTEPAFNKKGALAWLSMERDGYEADKNDILVLENGIKLNLTAQWDGTVEQFVWAEDDKTLFFTAATGGTVQLFAVDYPGKTKKMPVVVQLSNGQFDVSGIIGQIGNKLFVTRTDMNTAAEIYSFDLKTKQFQKITSVNDQAYSQIEKCEVKKRIVKTTDNKDMTVWVIYPPDFDPNKKYPTLLYCQGGPQSALSQFYSFRWNFQLMASQGYIVVAPNRRGMPGHGVEWNEAISKDWGGQVMKDYLSAIDDVSKEPYVDKDRRGAIGASYGGYSVFYLAGIHQGRFKSFISHAGVFDTKSMYGTTEEVWFPNFDAGGAYWEYDNKVAQKTYNEFNPSNFVQNWNTPILIIQGGIDFRVPIGQGQEAFQAAQLRGIKSRFLYFPEENHWILSPQNGMIWQNEFFKWLKETL, encoded by the coding sequence CTGAAATTATTAGCAATCATTGGAATGTCCTGTATGAGCATTGCTGCTTTTGCACAAGATATTAGTCTGACCAATCCCGTTACTGCCTCAACCAGGGATGTAATGACCCCTGACTTGTTGTGGAAACTTGGGCGGGTATCTGCAATGGGTATCAGCAAAGACAAAAAGTATTTAGTTTATAAAGTAAGCACTCCTTCTGTACAGAATAATAATTTCACTTCAAAATACTTCATCATTCCGGTGGAAGGCGGCAATGCAAGCGAAATTAGCGACCCTCTATCCTATTTAAATAATAAAAACATTTCTCCGGACGGCAAATATCAGCTATACACAATGGATGTCATGCTGCAACCGGTGCTGGGCAAGGATTTGTACACAAATTACCCTAATTCTGATGTCAAGGTATATAACAGTCTTGATTACAGGCATTGGAGTTCTTGGTTTGACGGGAAATATAGCCATGTATTTTTTAAAGAGTCCGGCAAACCTGACACAGAGGGTACAGATTTGTTGGAAGGTCAAAGATACTACTGTCCTCAACAACCTTTTGGCGGAGATAATGACTACATCTGGTCTCCCGACAGCAAAAAAATAATTTATGTGAGTAAAAAAAGTGAAGGCACTGCTTATGCCATCAGCACAAATACCGACATATATCAATATGATATTGCCACAAAAAACACCCTCAATCTGACAGACGGCATGAAAGGCTACGATACAGAGCCTGCATTTAACAAAAAAGGTGCCTTGGCTTGGTTGAGTATGGAGCGAGACGGATACGAAGCAGATAAAAACGATATACTTGTTTTAGAAAACGGAATCAAACTCAACCTTACTGCACAATGGGACGGAACAGTAGAACAGTTTGTATGGGCAGAGGATGACAAAACCTTGTTCTTTACAGCCGCTACCGGAGGAACCGTCCAACTTTTTGCAGTTGATTACCCCGGCAAAACTAAAAAGATGCCGGTTGTGGTTCAATTGTCAAATGGACAGTTTGACGTAAGCGGAATCATTGGACAGATAGGCAATAAACTCTTTGTAACACGTACAGACATGAATACAGCTGCGGAGATTTATAGTTTTGATTTAAAAACCAAGCAATTTCAAAAAATCACGTCTGTAAATGATCAAGCATATAGCCAAATAGAAAAATGTGAAGTCAAAAAACGGATAGTGAAAACTACTGACAACAAAGACATGACAGTATGGGTAATTTATCCTCCGGATTTTGATCCTAATAAAAAATACCCCACCCTACTTTACTGTCAAGGTGGACCGCAGTCTGCACTGAGTCAATTTTATTCGTTCAGATGGAATTTTCAATTAATGGCTTCACAAGGTTATATAGTGGTTGCACCCAATCGCAGAGGCATGCCCGGACATGGAGTCGAATGGAACGAAGCCATCAGCAAAGATTGGGGTGGTCAGGTAATGAAAGATTATCTTTCTGCTATTGACGATGTATCCAAAGAACCTTATGTGGACAAAGACAGACGCGGTGCAATTGGCGCAAGCTATGGCGGCTATTCGGTCTTTTATTTGGCGGGTATTCACCAAGGCAGGTTCAAATCCTTTATTTCACATGCAGGTGTGTTTGACACTAAAAGCATGTATGGAACCACAGAAGAAGTTTGGTTCCCAAACTTTGATGCCGGAGGTGCTTACTGGGAATATGACAATAAGGTAGCTCAAAAAACATACAACGAATTCAATCCGAGTAATTTTGTTCAAAACTGGAACACTCCTATTCTGATTATTCAAGGTGGAATAGATTTTAGAGTACCGATAGGACAAGGGCAAGAAGCATTTCAGGCAGCGCAGTTGCGTGGAATTAAAAGTAGATTTCTATATTTTCCTGAAGAAAACCATTGGATATTGTCACCCCAAAATGGAATGATATGGCAGAATGAATTCTTTAAATGGTTGAAAGAAACACTATAA